A region from the Xenopus laevis strain J_2021 chromosome 4S, Xenopus_laevis_v10.1, whole genome shotgun sequence genome encodes:
- the gng3.S gene encoding guanine nucleotide-binding protein G(I)/G(S)/G(O) subunit gamma-3 isoform X2, giving the protein MKGETPVNSTLSVGQARKMVEQLKIEASMCRIKVSKAASDLMTFCDAHACEDPLISPGPTSENPFREKKFFCALL; this is encoded by the exons ATGAAAGGAGAGACACCAGTGAACAGCACCCTGAGTGTTGGACAGGCAAGAAAAATGGTGGAGCAGCTGAAGATTGAAGCCTCCATGTGTCGCATTAAG GTCTCTAAAGCAGCTTCAGATCTGATGACCTTCTGCGATGCTCACGCTTGTGAAGATCCTCTTATATCTCCAGGGCCCACGTCCGAAAACCCTTTCAGAGAGAAAAAGTTCTTCTGTGCCCTCCTCTGA
- the gng3.S gene encoding guanine nucleotide-binding protein G(I)/G(S)/G(O) subunit gamma-3 isoform X1, with protein sequence MWGSTMKGETPVNSTLSVGQARKMVEQLKIEASMCRIKVSKAASDLMTFCDAHACEDPLISPGPTSENPFREKKFFCALL encoded by the exons GCAGCACAATGAAAGGAGAGACACCAGTGAACAGCACCCTGAGTGTTGGACAGGCAAGAAAAATGGTGGAGCAGCTGAAGATTGAAGCCTCCATGTGTCGCATTAAG GTCTCTAAAGCAGCTTCAGATCTGATGACCTTCTGCGATGCTCACGCTTGTGAAGATCCTCTTATATCTCCAGGGCCCACGTCCGAAAACCCTTTCAGAGAGAAAAAGTTCTTCTGTGCCCTCCTCTGA